A stretch of the Planktothricoides raciborskii GIHE-MW2 genome encodes the following:
- a CDS encoding pentapeptide repeat-containing protein, with protein sequence MADNAINYGKKWSDRSDLERLMTTKQCQGGYLSQAQLAGVNLMGADLTGAQLLFANLSRTNLHHALLIGCHLSFANLVKADLTEAVLHGVEAKGSNFLQATLNHANLAGANLTFSCLVNSDMLAADLKGANLLGANLVRVNLQRSNSVGANFQGANLQDAKMTGANLSYADLRDVNLVGSDLRDADLTGANLKNANLLNANLAGAILREADFTGANFIGVKLDGAIGLSPETAIRESQKPLSPKEEKEAIANQRLPDSSKFNRRMDRFSQVS encoded by the coding sequence ATGGCTGACAATGCAATAAATTATGGGAAAAAGTGGAGCGATCGCAGCGATTTAGAGCGGTTAATGACGACAAAACAATGTCAAGGTGGCTACCTGAGTCAAGCACAGCTTGCTGGTGTTAATCTCATGGGTGCTGACCTGACCGGGGCGCAGTTATTATTTGCCAATCTCAGTCGGACAAATTTACATCATGCTTTGTTGATTGGTTGCCACCTGAGCTTTGCGAATTTGGTGAAAGCTGACCTGACTGAAGCGGTGCTTCACGGTGTGGAAGCGAAAGGCAGTAACTTTTTACAAGCAACACTCAATCACGCTAATTTAGCTGGGGCAAATTTGACTTTTTCTTGTTTGGTGAATAGCGATATGTTGGCAGCGGATTTAAAAGGGGCTAATTTGCTGGGAGCGAATTTAGTTCGGGTGAATTTACAACGCTCAAATAGCGTTGGCGCTAATTTTCAAGGGGCTAATCTTCAGGATGCTAAAATGACTGGGGCAAATCTCTCTTATGCAGATTTGCGTGATGTAAATTTAGTGGGATCAGATTTGCGTGATGCTGATTTAACCGGGGCTAATTTGAAGAATGCTAATTTGTTGAATGCAAATCTGGCGGGTGCTATTCTGCGAGAAGCTGATTTTACTGGAGCTAATTTTATTGGGGTGAAGTTGGATGGGGCGATCGGTTTGTCCCCAGAAACAGCTATCAGGGAAAGTCAAAAACCTTTATCCCCAAAGGAGGAAAAAGAGGCGATCGCTAACCAGAGGTTGCCCGATTCATCTAAATTTAATCGTCGGATGGATAGATTTTCTCAGGTTAGCTAA
- the trmFO gene encoding FADH(2)-oxidizing methylenetetrahydrofolate--tRNA-(uracil(54)-C(5))-methyltransferase TrmFO, with translation MNQQPVQVIGGGLAGTEAAWQVAQAGVAVVLHEMRPVQMTPAHHSEELAELVCSNSFGAKASDRAAGLLHEELRQLGSIIIGKADEHSVPAGGALAVDRGVFSRELTETLANHPLIELRRGEVQNIPLDAITVLTSGPLTSAALAADLQQFTGMEYMSFFDAASPIVLGESINFDIAFRASRYDKGDADYINCPMNREQYLNFWQELCAAEQAELKDFERETAKFFEACLPIEEMAKRGEDTMRYGPLKPVGLNDPRTGERYYAVVQLRQEDKAGNLWNMVGFQTNLKWGEQKRVFQLIPGLENAEFVRMGVMHRNTFINSPELLDPTLQFRKKPTLLAAGQLIGTEGYTAAAAGGWLAGTNAARIALGLPPVALPETTMMGALFAFISSASPKHYQPMPPNFGIIPDLPQKVRSKPERYGKYRDRALGDLAHWRRNIFQPLVAV, from the coding sequence ATGAATCAACAACCCGTACAAGTGATTGGTGGTGGACTTGCAGGGACTGAAGCCGCGTGGCAAGTAGCCCAAGCTGGAGTGGCCGTGGTTCTCCATGAAATGCGCCCAGTGCAAATGACCCCTGCCCACCATAGTGAGGAGTTAGCCGAGTTAGTTTGTAGTAATTCTTTTGGGGCAAAAGCGAGCGATCGCGCTGCCGGATTACTCCATGAAGAATTGCGACAACTAGGGTCAATTATTATTGGTAAAGCAGACGAACATTCAGTCCCCGCAGGCGGGGCGCTGGCGGTTGATCGCGGAGTATTTAGTCGAGAACTCACCGAAACTTTGGCCAATCACCCATTAATTGAACTGCGCCGGGGTGAAGTGCAAAATATTCCCTTAGATGCGATTACCGTACTCACCAGCGGGCCGTTAACCAGTGCGGCATTAGCGGCGGATTTGCAACAGTTTACTGGCATGGAGTATATGAGTTTTTTTGATGCCGCCAGTCCCATTGTCCTGGGGGAATCAATTAACTTTGACATTGCTTTTCGTGCCTCTCGTTATGATAAAGGAGATGCGGACTATATTAATTGTCCCATGAACCGAGAACAGTATCTTAATTTTTGGCAAGAATTATGTGCCGCAGAACAAGCCGAATTAAAAGACTTTGAACGAGAAACCGCTAAATTTTTTGAAGCCTGTTTACCCATTGAAGAAATGGCCAAACGGGGAGAAGATACTATGCGTTATGGGCCGCTAAAGCCCGTGGGACTGAATGACCCCCGCACGGGAGAACGTTATTATGCAGTGGTGCAATTGCGCCAAGAAGATAAGGCCGGGAATTTATGGAATATGGTTGGCTTTCAAACTAATTTAAAATGGGGGGAACAAAAGCGGGTTTTTCAATTAATTCCCGGCTTAGAAAATGCGGAGTTTGTCCGCATGGGGGTCATGCACCGGAATACGTTTATTAATTCTCCAGAATTGCTCGATCCTACGTTACAATTTAGAAAAAAACCCACCTTATTAGCGGCAGGTCAACTCATCGGTACTGAGGGCTATACCGCAGCAGCGGCTGGGGGTTGGTTAGCGGGAACAAATGCGGCCAGAATTGCTTTAGGTTTGCCTCCGGTGGCGTTACCGGAAACGACGATGATGGGCGCATTATTTGCGTTTATTAGTTCAGCTTCGCCGAAACATTATCAACCGATGCCGCCGAATTTTGGCATTATTCCCGATTTACCCCAAAAGGTGAGAAGTAAGCCGGAACGTTATGGGAAATATCGCGATCGCGCTTTAGGGGATTTAGCTCATTGGCGCCGTAATATTTTCCAGCCATTAGTAGCGGTTTAA
- a CDS encoding aminotransferase class IV, whose amino-acid sequence MTLQIFWYQGKLQDSGTLELRIDDPGLIYGATVFTTLRVYGGSLDHPRTNWIAHCDRLKHSLNIFGWAEPDWQQIREGAEAMIPHWSVLRVTIFPDGRELIMGRSLPADLAEKQQQGISVVVWDAPQFRRSLPDHKTGNYLACWLALQGAKQQGADDAILVDDRGRWLETSIGNLWGWRDGHWWTPPLPAGILPGLMRSQLIDWLTSQGELVQEQPWTADLIRGFEAMAMSNSVMELVPIREVRAGSEILRYPDHGAVWSRFRRFLPTTI is encoded by the coding sequence GTGACGTTGCAGATATTTTGGTATCAGGGGAAATTACAAGATTCTGGAACTTTAGAGTTGAGAATTGACGATCCGGGTTTGATTTATGGGGCGACGGTGTTTACAACTTTACGAGTTTATGGGGGGTCTTTGGATCATCCGAGGACGAATTGGATTGCACATTGCGATCGCCTCAAACATAGTTTAAATATCTTTGGCTGGGCCGAACCAGACTGGCAACAAATCCGTGAGGGGGCGGAAGCAATGATCCCTCATTGGTCAGTGTTGCGGGTGACGATTTTTCCCGATGGTCGAGAATTGATTATGGGGCGATCGCTGCCTGCGGATTTAGCAGAAAAACAGCAGCAAGGGATTTCCGTGGTGGTGTGGGATGCGCCGCAGTTTCGGCGATCGCTGCCCGACCATAAAACCGGCAATTATTTAGCTTGTTGGTTGGCGTTACAAGGGGCAAAACAGCAAGGGGCTGACGATGCGATTTTGGTGGATGACCGGGGTCGATGGCTGGAAACCAGTATTGGCAACCTCTGGGGGTGGCGAGACGGTCACTGGTGGACACCCCCGTTACCGGCGGGAATTTTGCCCGGTTTGATGCGATCGCAACTGATTGACTGGTTGACGAGTCAGGGGGAATTAGTCCAGGAACAACCCTGGACAGCGGATCTAATCCGGGGATTTGAAGCAATGGCGATGAGTAATAGTGTGATGGAATTAGTTCCCATTCGCGAAGTTCGCGCTGGGTCAGAAATTCTTCGTTATCCCGATCATGGTGCGGTTTGGTCGAGGTTTCGGCGATTTTTGCCAACCACCATTTGA
- a CDS encoding AAA-like domain-containing protein has protein sequence MDKIDSIFRLYFAVDDFFALIRFCYNQRATNPAYHRLSFALFGVATPSDLIQDKSRTPFNIGTAIDLGGFTLEQAQPLLKGLEAHVSHPENVLQEILLWTNGQPFLTQKLCNLVTIAAKSMAYGLSIPPSTEAFWVQNLVKSQVIKHWESQDEP, from the coding sequence TTGGATAAAATTGATAGTATTTTTCGGTTATATTTTGCGGTAGATGACTTTTTTGCTCTGATTCGGTTTTGCTACAACCAAAGAGCCACTAATCCCGCATACCATCGTCTTAGCTTTGCCTTATTTGGGGTAGCTACTCCCAGTGATTTAATCCAAGATAAAAGCCGCACTCCCTTTAATATTGGCACCGCGATCGATTTAGGGGGATTTACTCTGGAACAAGCGCAGCCGCTTTTAAAAGGATTAGAAGCTCATGTGAGTCATCCAGAAAACGTCTTGCAAGAAATCTTGCTTTGGACAAATGGCCAACCTTTTCTGACTCAAAAACTCTGTAATTTAGTTACAATAGCAGCCAAGTCAATGGCATATGGCTTAAGTATTCCCCCAAGTACGGAAGCATTTTGGGTGCAAAATTTGGTCAAAAGCCAAGTGATTAAGCATTGGGAGTCTCAGGATGAACCATAA
- a CDS encoding RodZ family helix-turn-helix domain-containing protein produces the protein MLRANSMFGFAPDFLDAFQKPQIPSKSPKPLPGLNQRHPHPQPHNHSLVGDASAKENAIDPPVTKANDSQENYREYLHQIGQQFRDARTALGMSQYQLHYQTLVPIAHIQALETGRIEALPTAVYVRGFIRKIGTALGLDGDRLADSMPEMHLFKTVLGSRCLSPKSGEAKIVLSRMHLYLGYFALLLISSVWLKQQENATQTQLEPPAIPEIQANVSPEKLNSAQP, from the coding sequence ATGTTAAGAGCGAATTCAATGTTTGGTTTTGCCCCAGATTTTTTGGACGCCTTTCAAAAACCACAGATCCCTAGCAAATCCCCCAAACCTTTGCCAGGGCTAAATCAGCGCCATCCCCATCCCCAGCCACACAATCATTCACTGGTCGGTGATGCTTCAGCCAAGGAAAATGCGATCGATCCGCCTGTCACCAAGGCGAATGATTCCCAGGAAAATTACCGGGAATACTTACATCAAATTGGTCAGCAATTCCGGGATGCGCGGACTGCTCTGGGAATGTCCCAGTATCAACTCCATTATCAAACCCTCGTACCGATCGCCCATATTCAAGCCCTGGAAACCGGACGCATTGAAGCCCTACCCACCGCAGTCTATGTGCGAGGATTTATCCGCAAAATTGGTACAGCCCTTGGATTAGATGGCGATCGGCTGGCAGATTCCATGCCGGAAATGCATCTATTCAAAACCGTCCTGGGTTCCCGGTGTTTATCGCCCAAGTCTGGGGAGGCTAAAATTGTCTTAAGTCGGATGCATTTATATCTGGGCTATTTTGCCTTGTTGCTGATTTCTAGTGTCTGGTTAAAGCAACAAGAAAATGCCACACAAACTCAGCTAGAACCACCAGCCATTCCAGAAATTCAGGCCAATGTCAGTCCGGAAAAACTAAACTCGGCTCAACCTTAG
- a CDS encoding AAA-like domain-containing protein: MTEYFYQVGGSLASDAPTYVERLADKQLYQALIKGEFCYVFNSRQMGKSSLMVHTRKRLEQEGYGCTTIDLTRICSENITPLQWYKGIVTELWRGFNLIDKFPLKSWLQEVEEVSLLPKLSNFIE, translated from the coding sequence ATGACTGAATATTTTTATCAAGTGGGGGGCAGTCTAGCCAGTGATGCCCCGACTTATGTGGAACGTCTGGCAGACAAGCAACTTTATCAAGCCTTAATTAAAGGCGAGTTTTGCTATGTGTTTAATTCCCGACAAATGGGCAAATCTTCCCTAATGGTACATACGAGAAAGCGCTTAGAACAAGAGGGATATGGTTGTACTACCATTGACCTAACTCGAATTTGCAGTGAAAATATTACCCCTTTACAATGGTACAAAGGAATTGTCACCGAATTATGGCGGGGATTTAATTTAATTGACAAGTTTCCGCTAAAATCTTGGTTGCAAGAAGTGGAAGAAGTTTCTTTATTGCCAAAATTAAGTAATTTTATCGAATAA
- a CDS encoding alpha/beta hydrolase — protein sequence MSEFYKGNQRGWFYDRGHEAGFFHTYDNFQVGGKTDQPRKVHVFLPREYEAVGDRYPVLYMNDGDTAFFPGGMVGKSWWTAETLCDLYQRSAIRKLIILAVCPLNRDWEYTHEPVPGRGGGGLEEYSHYLADSVKPFIDQHYRTLSHPKETTILGSSHGGLAAFYTACRRPECFGNAAAISPSFWVGLDTGSGMLISLSHSRLLKLCTPTLKNASIRPRIWLDWGLLRDRGFHNWFIEAYATKRGR from the coding sequence ATGAGCGAATTTTATAAAGGCAACCAAAGAGGCTGGTTCTATGATCGCGGACATGAAGCGGGATTTTTTCACACTTATGATAATTTTCAGGTGGGGGGAAAAACCGACCAACCTCGGAAAGTTCATGTATTTTTACCGCGAGAATATGAAGCGGTGGGCGATCGCTATCCAGTGCTCTATATGAATGATGGAGATACGGCATTTTTTCCCGGTGGAATGGTGGGAAAATCTTGGTGGACAGCGGAAACTCTCTGCGACCTTTACCAAAGAAGTGCTATCCGCAAATTAATTATCTTAGCGGTTTGTCCGTTAAACCGTGACTGGGAATACACCCATGAACCTGTCCCAGGACGAGGTGGGGGTGGACTCGAAGAATATAGCCACTATTTAGCAGACTCAGTAAAGCCATTTATCGACCAACACTATCGTACCTTATCTCACCCTAAAGAAACCACAATTTTAGGCAGTTCTCACGGCGGACTTGCGGCTTTTTATACCGCTTGTCGTCGTCCCGAATGTTTTGGCAATGCGGCGGCTATTTCCCCATCATTTTGGGTGGGTCTTGATACAGGATCGGGAATGTTAATTAGTTTATCCCATTCTCGGTTATTAAAACTCTGTACTCCTACCCTCAAAAATGCCAGTATTCGCCCTCGAATTTGGTTAGATTGGGGACTATTGCGCGATCGAGGATTTCATAACTGGTTTATTGAAGCATATGCCACTAAAAGGGGAAGATAA
- a CDS encoding WD40 repeat domain-containing protein: MAFQQYREARISEIKALTASSESLLLANRQLDAIIAAIQANRKLENFSKGDRATIENVETALNQAVYGSYKFNHLSGHKGSVTAVNISPNLQLIATGAEDQTVRIWQPDGKLLHILKHSGSVGRVMFSPDSHLLVAASLDGTVKIWRVDGTLIKSFKAHEMPVWGVAFSPNGQLIASASGDRTVKLWNLDGQLLKTFIRHQNIVLSVTFSPDSLMIDSAGADNTIKLCSVDGSLLNTLKGHQKTVSDVKFCPGTDLLVSVSHDLTAKLWKIDGTLVKTIPTNREFFAIYFQ, from the coding sequence TTGGCTTTTCAACAATATCGAGAAGCCAGAATTAGCGAAATAAAAGCTTTAACTGCATCCTCAGAAAGTTTGCTGCTTGCCAATCGACAATTAGATGCAATAATTGCCGCAATTCAAGCTAACCGCAAGTTAGAAAATTTTTCCAAAGGCGATCGCGCCACCATAGAAAATGTGGAAACTGCCTTAAATCAAGCAGTCTATGGAAGTTATAAATTTAACCATTTAAGCGGACATAAAGGCAGTGTTACGGCGGTGAATATTAGTCCCAACCTTCAGTTAATTGCCACGGGTGCTGAAGATCAAACCGTGAGAATTTGGCAACCGGATGGGAAACTTTTGCATATCTTAAAACATAGCGGATCCGTTGGGCGGGTGATGTTTAGTCCTGACAGTCATTTACTCGTAGCAGCGAGTTTAGATGGCACTGTGAAAATTTGGAGGGTTGATGGTACATTAATCAAAAGTTTTAAAGCCCATGAAATGCCGGTTTGGGGAGTGGCGTTTAGCCCCAATGGTCAACTAATCGCTTCAGCAAGTGGCGATCGCACTGTAAAATTGTGGAACCTTGATGGCCAACTCTTAAAAACATTTATCCGTCATCAAAACATCGTGCTAAGTGTGACTTTTAGTCCCGATAGCCTTATGATTGATTCTGCTGGAGCGGATAATACGATTAAACTATGCAGCGTTGATGGTAGCTTGCTGAACACCCTAAAAGGACATCAGAAAACTGTCTCGGATGTAAAGTTTTGCCCAGGGACAGATTTACTGGTATCTGTTAGTCACGATCTCACGGCAAAACTGTGGAAAATAGACGGCACTTTAGTCAAAACAATTCCCACCAATCGGGAATTTTTTGCTATTTATTTTCAATAA
- a CDS encoding NACHT domain-containing protein produces MLPQIVRTLISLFPGKSHQSFLPNGSYATLVPQNDRGFWHHQSADFFIPQRLTPDSTNLLSQSMIQAKESTGSLDIWDVLAAMPADPSARRVVLIGSPGSGKTTLLEHLQRSYAENRHKQIHSGVPHLIPLRFCLPDIQPMITQDPPLSLLELIAPGESLEKQQWFQGYLDRGEFLVMFDGLDEVDGSNDPGDSLEERSALRNRTSARAQVSYWIEQQMQTYWHTPFIITATSHAYHLRPLADVGQVLELQPFNDQQIQEFLHSWHQVSDRYSSSPLAPEMNTGNQSKRLLGEIKSMRSVANMATNPLLLSAIALVYDMGKYLGNLGKIPPRRVELYQALCDVLLTTNSPSDETIQTKKFLLQKLALGLMQQKTSQFTSDSFPSWLGENLEFLKNIKNFGGLLVEIQSGVYKFAHKSFQEYLAAAEIKESQQAELLVKNIQNLWWHETIKFYTAMSENDLTNLLEAALSEPSTLNLAYDCLQDNYNVPLPLQKIFNMKLNSALESATPMIFYSAAKLRLKQRCQKLLEIQKSVVISDDYITNAEYQLFIDDKRKLGQYRQPDHWPSQQFSPGKSHEAIAGVRGSDAEEFCEWLTQQYAGYGIRFRLPTAAELHSHPAVEEHLGAWCYAEKDKAIAGFSAQFWQQWQEQIANALDRDLEQLRRKQKALKLDLNRTLTREIALKLAAAQKKQLVEQIYHRLQRGKSHDMVKNLNHIHELVFTLGSVDTFDKIRDFALQVSKMRQLFALRKVIRSNPGEIDSIRQDFLLIYICFNSLDNYQVTINENSAIYFSYSHQVSKDNLPQNQDYDRKKSEALNLYAFFSLIHQRYFHQLPAFEGIRIVKETVN; encoded by the coding sequence ATGCTCCCACAGATTGTTCGCACTCTCATTAGCTTGTTTCCGGGCAAGTCTCACCAAAGCTTCTTGCCTAATGGTTCTTATGCCACTCTTGTCCCACAAAATGATCGGGGATTTTGGCATCACCAGTCTGCTGATTTCTTTATTCCCCAACGACTTACTCCCGATAGCACTAATTTACTGTCCCAGTCGATGATTCAAGCGAAAGAATCGACGGGCAGTTTAGATATCTGGGATGTTTTGGCGGCGATGCCTGCGGATCCATCCGCCCGCAGGGTGGTATTAATTGGCAGTCCTGGAAGCGGCAAAACGACTTTATTGGAGCATCTACAACGCAGCTATGCGGAAAATCGGCATAAACAGATCCATTCAGGAGTTCCTCACCTGATTCCTTTGAGATTTTGTTTACCGGATATTCAACCGATGATTACCCAAGATCCTCCTTTGAGTTTATTGGAACTCATTGCACCGGGAGAAAGCCTGGAAAAACAACAATGGTTCCAAGGTTATCTGGATCGGGGAGAATTTTTGGTGATGTTCGATGGGTTGGATGAAGTTGATGGCAGTAACGATCCTGGCGATTCGCTCGAAGAGCGATCCGCTTTGCGGAATCGCACCAGTGCGCGGGCGCAGGTTAGCTATTGGATCGAGCAACAGATGCAAACTTATTGGCATACTCCATTTATTATTACCGCCACTTCCCATGCTTATCACCTCAGACCCTTGGCAGATGTGGGGCAGGTTCTGGAGTTGCAGCCGTTTAACGATCAGCAAATTCAGGAATTTTTACACAGTTGGCATCAGGTCAGCGATCGCTATTCCTCATCGCCGCTTGCCCCAGAAATGAACACTGGAAACCAAAGTAAGCGGTTGCTCGGTGAGATTAAATCGATGCGATCGGTGGCGAATATGGCCACCAACCCATTATTGCTTAGTGCGATCGCCTTGGTCTATGATATGGGTAAATATCTGGGTAATCTGGGTAAAATTCCCCCTCGCCGGGTAGAACTTTATCAAGCCCTTTGTGATGTCTTACTGACAACAAATTCTCCATCCGACGAGACTATTCAGACCAAGAAATTTCTGTTACAAAAGCTGGCTCTGGGCTTAATGCAGCAAAAAACAAGTCAATTTACCAGTGATTCTTTCCCAAGCTGGTTAGGAGAAAACTTAGAATTTTTAAAAAATATAAAAAATTTTGGTGGGTTGTTAGTCGAAATTCAATCTGGGGTTTATAAATTTGCCCATAAAAGTTTTCAAGAATACTTGGCAGCCGCAGAAATCAAGGAATCTCAGCAAGCAGAATTGCTGGTGAAAAATATCCAAAATCTCTGGTGGCATGAAACCATCAAGTTTTATACCGCTATGAGTGAAAATGATCTAACGAATCTGCTGGAAGCGGCTCTCTCAGAACCGAGTACCTTAAATTTAGCTTATGATTGCTTGCAGGATAATTATAATGTGCCGTTGCCCCTGCAAAAAATCTTTAACATGAAATTAAATAGCGCCTTAGAATCTGCCACACCGATGATTTTTTATTCAGCGGCAAAATTGCGCTTAAAACAGCGCTGCCAAAAGCTTTTGGAAATTCAAAAGTCTGTGGTGATTTCTGACGATTATATTACCAATGCTGAGTATCAATTATTTATTGATGATAAGCGGAAATTGGGTCAATATCGCCAGCCGGATCATTGGCCAAGTCAACAATTTTCTCCTGGAAAATCTCACGAAGCGATCGCTGGAGTCCGTGGCAGTGATGCGGAGGAGTTTTGTGAATGGTTAACTCAACAATATGCTGGGTATGGGATTAGATTTCGCTTACCAACGGCGGCAGAATTACACAGCCATCCAGCGGTAGAAGAACATCTAGGGGCGTGGTGTTATGCCGAAAAAGATAAGGCGATCGCCGGATTTTCTGCCCAATTCTGGCAACAATGGCAAGAACAGATTGCGAACGCTCTGGATCGTGACCTAGAACAGTTGCGCCGTAAACAAAAAGCGTTAAAACTAGACCTAAACCGCACCTTAACTCGCGAGATTGCCTTGAAATTAGCGGCAGCCCAAAAAAAACAACTGGTTGAGCAGATTTATCACCGATTACAGCGAGGAAAATCCCACGATATGGTGAAAAATTTAAACCATATTCACGAATTAGTTTTTACATTAGGTAGTGTCGATACCTTCGATAAAATTCGTGACTTTGCCCTGCAAGTTTCTAAAATGCGTCAACTGTTTGCGTTGCGAAAAGTCATCCGAAGCAATCCAGGAGAAATTGATAGCATTCGCCAGGATTTTTTGCTGATTTATATTTGCTTCAATTCTTTAGATAATTATCAAGTAACAATAAATGAAAATTCAGCAATTTATTTTTCTTATTCTCATCAGGTATCCAAAGATAATTTGCCGCAAAATCAAGATTACGATCGAAAGAAAAGTGAAGCGCTAAATCTGTATGCTTTTTTTAGCCTGATTCATCAGCGTTATTTTCACCAATTGCCTGCTTTTGAGGGAATTAGAATTGTTAAAGAAACCGTCAACTGA
- the truB gene encoding tRNA pseudouridine(55) synthase TruB has product MTYRGYNVNHYSCFNAVSGFLSLNKPALMTSHDCVARIRRLLRIKRVGHAGTLDPAATGVLPVAVGKATRLLQYLPQTKAYRATIRLGVTTTTDDLEGEILTREPVSVERLPEAAIAALREFVGKISQVPPAYSAIQVQGQRLYDLARRGEAVEVPVREVEVYEIKFLDWRDGDFPELDLAIACGPGTYIRAIARDLGQRLGTGGTLAHLTRTESSGFTLDQSITFEELETQLQSGSFNLISPVTGLIHLPQITLENAIAHRWCQGQKITEFLSNLSPTENSPFRVHSEDGEFLGIAVISDSETPQLIPKMVFAEMA; this is encoded by the coding sequence ATGACGTATCGGGGTTACAATGTCAACCACTACTCATGTTTTAATGCCGTGTCCGGATTTCTCTCTCTCAATAAACCTGCCCTGATGACTTCCCACGATTGTGTGGCCCGCATCCGACGACTGTTGCGGATTAAGCGTGTGGGTCACGCTGGTACTTTAGACCCTGCGGCGACGGGGGTTTTACCCGTGGCTGTGGGTAAGGCCACTCGACTGTTGCAGTATTTGCCCCAAACTAAGGCGTACCGCGCCACGATTCGCTTAGGTGTGACGACGACGACCGATGATTTAGAAGGGGAAATTTTAACTCGTGAGCCGGTGTCCGTGGAGCGGTTGCCGGAAGCGGCGATCGCGGCTTTGAGGGAATTTGTGGGTAAGATTTCCCAAGTCCCACCGGCTTACAGTGCGATTCAAGTCCAAGGTCAACGATTATATGATTTAGCCCGTCGCGGGGAAGCGGTGGAGGTGCCTGTCCGGGAGGTGGAGGTTTACGAGATTAAATTCCTAGACTGGCGTGATGGGGACTTTCCCGAATTGGATCTGGCGATCGCCTGTGGGCCGGGGACTTATATTCGGGCGATCGCTCGTGACCTGGGGCAGCGACTCGGTACGGGTGGCACCCTTGCCCATTTGACTCGCACCGAAAGTAGTGGCTTTACCCTTGACCAAAGTATCACCTTTGAAGAGTTAGAAACTCAGTTACAATCGGGCAGTTTTAATTTGATTTCGCCCGTAACTGGGTTAATCCATTTACCGCAAATTACTCTGGAAAATGCGATCGCTCATCGTTGGTGCCAAGGACAGAAAATTACCGAGTTTTTATCTAACCTGTCACCGACAGAAAATTCTCCCTTTCGAGTCCATTCTGAAGATGGAGAATTTTTAGGCATTGCCGTAATTTCTGATAGCGAAACACCACAATTAATCCCCAAAATGGTATTCGCGGAAATGGCCTAA